One genomic segment of Coffea arabica cultivar ET-39 chromosome 6e, Coffea Arabica ET-39 HiFi, whole genome shotgun sequence includes these proteins:
- the LOC140009891 gene encoding uncharacterized protein produces the protein MKRRFDRKLESMQEQIEQLESSRKSSKKTRGKLPLNELSDSNSEGEFEDEEQGPREEVHRSKHGDDQLKGIKLKIPTFQGKSDPETYLDWERKIELIFDCNHYTEPQKVKLAAIEFTDYAAIWWDQLRIKQRRNEEPTIRTWEELKRIMRKRFIPGYCHRDLHHKLQTLTQGNMTVEDYFKEMEMAMMRADVREDEEATMARFIWGLRAEIADVVELQHYLDMGELLDKTVKVERRLKRRGATRQNSNFQTKNWRNLTIKSEISPSVAQNSSKPSVGVSRGALKPNASFSKPTPREGFKANQEVFKPRNRDTKCFKCQGFGHIASQCPNQQAMLMLSNGEVLTDGEDEYDEMPPLVEDDGEEIEEEQPTIERVGLVARRALATQISMEDLQRENIFYTRCHIKDKVCSLVVDPGSCTNVASAHMMEKLNLATTNHPKPYKLQWLNNSGEEYQDVFPEDVPSGLPPLRGIEHQIDLIPGATLPNRPPYRSNPEETKEMEHQVGEPLNKGWVRESLSPCVVPVLLVPKKDRTWRMCTDCHVINAITVKYRHPISRLDDMLDELHGAIIFTKIDPKSGYHQIRMKEGDEWKTAFKTKHGLYEWLVMPFGLTNAPSTFMRLMNHVLRAFLAKFVVVYFDDILIYSKSMDEHIMHVKAVLEVFRKEHLYANIKKCTFCTDQIVFLGYVVSAQGIHVDQDKVKAIVEWPTTTSLSEVRSFHELASFY, from the exons ATGAAAAGAAGATTCGATCGCAAACTCGAGTCCATGCAAGAGCAGATTGAACAACTGGAATCATCAAGGAAGTCCTCTAAAAAAACTAGAGGAAAACTTCCCTTGAACGAACTAAGTGACTCCAATTCGGAGGGAGAGTTTGAGGACGAAGAGCAAGGGCCGAGGGAAGAGGTACATCGATCCAAACATGGGGATGATCAACTAAAGGgaataaagctgaaaattccaACATTCCAAGGTAAATCGGATCCTGAAACATATTTGGATTGGGAAAGGAAGATTGAGTTGATTTTCGATTGTAACCACTACACGGAGCCCCAAAAGGTGAAGTTGGCAGCCATAGAGTTCACGGACTACGCAGCTATTTGGTGGGATCAACTTCGCATCAAACAAAGGAGGAATGAGGAGCCAACCATCCGAACTTGGGAGGAGTTAAAAAGGATCATGAGGAAGCGCTTCATACCTGGTTACTGCCACAGGGATTTGCACCATAAAttgcaaaccctcactcaaggtaaTATGACAGTCGAAGACTACTTCAAAGAGATGGAAATGGCAATGATGAGGGCTGATGTTCGTGAAGATGAGGAGGCAACTATGGCTCGTTTCATATGGGGATTAAGGGCCGAAATTGCAGATGTTGTGGAGCTTCAACACTACCTTGACATGGGGGAACTATTGGACAAAACTGTCAAGGTGGAAAGGAGACTCAAGAGGAGGGGTGCAACCCGCCAAAACTCCAACTTCCAAACCAAAAATTGGAGAAACTTGACCATAAAGAGTGAGATCAGCCCCTCGgttgcacaaaattcatcaaaaccaagTGTTGGAGTGTCGAGAGGAGCTTTGAAGCCGAATGCTTCATTTTCCAAGCCGACTCCTAGGGAAGGATTTAAGGCCAATCAAGAAGTCTTTAAGCCAAGAAATCGCGACACTAAATGTTTTAAGTGTCAAGGGTTTGGACACATTGCTtcccaatgtccaaaccaacagGCCATGCTTATGTTGTCCAATGGAGAAGTGCTAACGGATGGAGAGGATGAATATGATGAAATGCCACCTTTGGTTGAGGATGACGGAGAAGAGATTGAAGAGGAGCAGCCCACAATAGAACGCGTTGGCCTAGTAGCTCGCCGAGCTCTAGCTACTCAAATTAGCATGGAGGATCTACAACGCGAAAATATATTCTACACTCGTTGTCACATCAAGGACAAGGTTTGCAGCTTGGTGGTAGACCCTGGAAGCTGTACCAATGTAGCAAGTGCACACATGATGGAGAAATTAAACTTAGCTACTACTAACCACCCCAAGCCCTACAAGCTGCAGTGGCTTAACAATAGCGGAGAG gaatATCAAGATGTCTTCCCGGAGGATGTGCCTAGTGGGTTACCTCCATTGAGGGGAATTGAGCACCAAATTGATCTCATTCCTGGGGCAACCTTGCCTAACAGACCACCTTATAGGAGCAACCCTGAGGAGACTAAAGAGATGGAACATCAAGTAGGTGAGCCTCTAAACAAAGGGTGGGTACGTGAAAGCTTGAGCCCATGCGTCGTTCCCGTTCTACTTGTGCCCAAGAAGGATAGAACTTGGAGGATGTGCACCGATTGTCACGTCATAAATGCTataacggtaaagtatcgcCATCCTATTTCTAGACTAGATGACATGCTAGATGAACTACATGGAGCTATAATTTTTACTAAAATTGATCCAAaaagtggctatcatcaaataagaatgaaagaaggAGATGAATGGAAGACTGCCTTTAAAACTAAGCATGGTTTATATGAATGGTTGGTTATGCCGTTTGGGTTAACTAACGCACCTAGCACCTTTatgagattaatgaaccatgttttacgTGCATTTTTAGCCAAGTTTGTGGTAGTCTATTTTGATGACATTCTTATCTATAGCAAGAGTATGGATGAACATATCATGCATGTCAAAGCTGTCTTGGAGGTTTTTCGAAAGGAACACTTGTATGCCAACATTAAAAAGTGTACTTTTTGCACTGATCAAATCGTGTTCCTAGGGTATGTTGTGAGTGCACAGGGCATACATGTTGATCAAGACAAGGTGAAAGCAATAGTGGAATGGCCGACGACTACATCTCTTAGTGAAGTAAGAAGCTTCCACGAGTTGGCTAGCTTTTATTGA
- the LOC113691284 gene encoding chaperone protein dnaJ 72-like isoform X1, which yields MDHYKILGVQRNASKEEIKQAFRSLAMQFHPDKHADSPKHLRDTATAKFKQLSEAYEILTDDRKRADYNISASSWNTGCNQNHGYAKNYGYGYGGNYTHDYMASRGKRAGPSLQFELLFRFLNARTFVRTATIAGVLIGAIYLIDDGVDALWNTKNSGVNGMGFVAPEGNIHSNVPFAFVNLMNPQKSLEDALESIKEAKAVKDKS from the exons ATGGATCACTACAAGATTCTGGGAGTCCAGAGGAACGCGAGCAAAGAAGAAATCAAGCAAGCCTTTCGAAGCTTGGCAATGCAATTTCACCCAGATAAGCATGCCGATTCCCCCAAACATCTTAGGGACACAGCCACCGCCAAATTCAAGCAGCTTTCCGAAGCCTACGAGATACTCACCGATGATCGCAAGCGTGCCGACTACAATATCTCCGCCTCCTCCTGGAATACTGGTTGTAATCAGAATCATGGGTACGCCAAGAATTATGGGTACGGGTATGGAGGAAATTATACCCATGATTATATGGCTAGTAGGGGCAAAAGGGCTGGTCCGAGTCTCCAGTTTGAGTTGCTTTTTCGGTTTCTCAATGCGCGGACTTTTGTTCGAACTGCGACTATAGCTGg TGTTTTAATAGGTGCGATATATCTCATTGATGATGGTGTAGATGCCCTGTGGAACACAAAAAATTCTGGG GTAAATGGGATGGGATTTGTAGCGCCTGAAGGAAATATTCATTCTAACGTGCCCTTTGCTTTCGTTAATTTAATGAACCCCCAGAAATCTTTGGAAGATGCTCTGGAATCCATAAAGGAAGCCAAAGCAGTTAAAGATAAAAGTTAG
- the LOC113691284 gene encoding chaperone protein dnaJ 72-like isoform X2, which yields MDHYKILGVQRNASKEEIKQAFRSLAMQFHPDKHADSPKHLRDTATAKFKQLSEAYEILTDDRKRADYNISASSWNTGCNQNHGYAKNYGYGYGGNYTHDYMASRGKRAGPSLQFELLFRFLNARTFVRTATIAGVLIGAIYLIDDGVDALWNTKNSGKSLEDALESIKEAKAVKDKS from the exons ATGGATCACTACAAGATTCTGGGAGTCCAGAGGAACGCGAGCAAAGAAGAAATCAAGCAAGCCTTTCGAAGCTTGGCAATGCAATTTCACCCAGATAAGCATGCCGATTCCCCCAAACATCTTAGGGACACAGCCACCGCCAAATTCAAGCAGCTTTCCGAAGCCTACGAGATACTCACCGATGATCGCAAGCGTGCCGACTACAATATCTCCGCCTCCTCCTGGAATACTGGTTGTAATCAGAATCATGGGTACGCCAAGAATTATGGGTACGGGTATGGAGGAAATTATACCCATGATTATATGGCTAGTAGGGGCAAAAGGGCTGGTCCGAGTCTCCAGTTTGAGTTGCTTTTTCGGTTTCTCAATGCGCGGACTTTTGTTCGAACTGCGACTATAGCTGg TGTTTTAATAGGTGCGATATATCTCATTGATGATGGTGTAGATGCCCTGTGGAACACAAAAAATTCTGGG AAATCTTTGGAAGATGCTCTGGAATCCATAAAGGAAGCCAAAGCAGTTAAAGATAAAAGTTAG